From a region of the Oryza sativa Japonica Group chromosome 6, ASM3414082v1 genome:
- the LOC4342099 gene encoding probable hexosyltransferase MUCI70 — MARRSKGGGAEGDGMRMQVVWRKGAVRLVLVSAIAWALLVILALAFHLWSCNSDVPFLSALCKKDSKVLYALDSIRSSSKPLHRCPIPVADDPDSITIPKRTPNTIVKRLSYITVDKQDKDPSPLFGGRQSWKQREDSFKLNATMKVHCGFMKNSGADMDDVDVKYIQKCKFVVASGIFDGYDIPHQPSNISIRSQKLFCFLMVVDEVSLDFIEKNTTVKFDKAGGKWVGIWRLITLHRLPFDEPRRNGKVPKILTHRLFPQAWYSIWIDGKMELIVDPLLILERYLWRGKYTFAVAVHKHHKSIYEEGDAIKRRKRYARPLVDLQMKMYYHEGMEPWNPKKRMPSDVPEGAVLIREHTTMSDLFSCLWFNEVNLFTPRDQLSFGYVVYRLGDALKFFMFPNCEYNSLFILHRHTREHSSKVEWAKTIDEIVKKGLKESKGGLGLWTPYPADLSSVELPSVKRTSPAG, encoded by the exons ATGGCGCGGCGGAGCAAAG gcggcggcgcggagggggACGGCATGCGGATGCAGGTGGTGTGGCGGAAGGGCGCGGTGCGGCTGGTGCTCGTCTCCGCCATCGCCTGGGCGCTGCTCGTCATCCTCGCCCTCGCCTTCCACCTCTGGTCCTGCAACTCCGACGTCCCCTTTCTCTCAG CTCTCTGTAAAAAAGACAGTAAAGTTCTGTATGCGTTGGACTCCATACGATCCTCATCAAAGCCACTTCACC GCTGCCCCATACCTGTTGCAGATGATCCTGATTCTATTACCATTCCAAAGAGAACTCCCAACACAATCGTGAAAAGGTTGTCCTACATAACAGTTGACAAACAGGACAAAGATCCATCACCGCTGTTCGGAGGACGTCAAAGCTGGAAACAGAGGGAGGACAGCTTCAAACTGAATGCTACAATGAAG GTGCACTGTGGATTTATGAAAAACAGTGGTGCGGACATGGATGATGTCGATGTCAAGTACATACAGAAATGCAAATTCGTGGTTGCCTCTGGTATATTTGATGGTTATGACATTCCCCATCAGCCATCAAATATTAGCATTCGATCTCAAAAGTTGTTCTGCTTCTTGATGGTGGTAGATGAGGTATCCCTTGATTTTATTGAAAAGAATACCACTGTCAAGTTTGATAAGGCAGGAGGGAAATGGGTAGGCATATGGCGACTTATAACTTTACACCGCCTTCCATTTGATGAACCTAGAAGGAATGGAAAAGTGCCAAAGATATTAACACACAGACTATTTCCTCAAGCTTGGTATAGCATTTGGATTGATGGGAAAATGGAGCTTATAGTCGATCCGTTGCTTATTCTTGAAag GTATCTCTGGCGGGGAAAATACACCTTTGCGGTAGCTGTCCATAAGCATCATAAGAGCATTTATGAGGAGGGTGATGCAATCAAACGGAGGAAGAGATATGCCCGGCCTCTGGTTGATCTTCAGATGAAGATGTACTATCATGAGGGGATGGAGCCTTGGAACCCAAAGAAAAGGATGCCTAGTG ATGTGCCAGAGGGGGCAGTGCTGATCCGGGAGCACACAACTATGAGTGATTTGTTCAGCTGTCTCTGGTTCAACGAGGTCAATCTTTTCACGCCTCGCGATCAGCTCAGCTTTGGCTACGTGGTGTATAggcttggagatgctcttaaaTTCTTCATGTTCCCAAACTGCGAGTACAATTCGCTGTTCATTTTGCACAGACACACAAGGGAACACTCATCAAAAGTCGAGTGGGCTAAAACAATCGATGAGATCGTGAAAAAGGGATTGAAGGAGAGCAAGGGAGGATTAGGGCTGTGGACTCCATACCCTGCAGACCTGAGCTCTGTCGAACTCCCCAGTGTAAAAAGAACTTCGCCAGCAGGCTAA
- the LOC4342100 gene encoding uncharacterized protein, with protein MESVAIATTSRSLLPLPPFSSNRRCRRRASFLPVAASNRRHHDDDDEEVAKAHEPTSLASYGLSISPLSKDAAMGLVVSAATGRGWTTGSGMEGPPKAAGGGDRPEVSTLPWSLFTKSPRRRMRVAFTCNVCGQRTTRAINPHAYTDGTVFVQCCGCNIFHKLVDNLNLFHEMKCYVGPDFRYEGDAPFNYLDRGEDGDNIFPIL; from the exons ATGGAGTCCGTCGCgatcgccaccacctcccgctctctcctccctctcccccccttctcctccaatcgccgatgccgccgccgcgcatccttcctccccgtcgccgcctccaaCC GCCgccaccacgacgacgacgacgaggaggtcgCCAAGGCGCACGAGCCCACCAGCCTCGCCTCGTACGGCCTCTCCATCTCGCCGCTCTCCAAG GATGCGGCCATGGGGCTGGTGGTGAGCGCCGCCACGGGGAGGGGCTGGACGACGGGGTCGGGGATGGAGGGCCCGCCCAAGGCCGCCGGTGGGGGAGACCGGCCGGAGGTGTCCACGCTGCCATGGTCGCTCTTCACAAAGTCCCCACGGCGGCGGATGCGCGTGGCCTTCACCTGCAATGTGTGCGGGCAGCGAACCACGCGCGCCATCAACCCGCACGCCTACACTGACGGCACTGTCTTTGTTCAG TGCTGCGGGTGCAACATATTCCATAAGCTGGTGGACAACCTGAACCTGTTCCATGAGATGAAATGCTATGTTGGTCCAGACTTCCGCTACGAAGGAGATGCACCGTTCAACTATCTCGACCGTGGCGAGGATGGTGACAACATATTTCCAATTCTGTGA
- the LOC107281437 gene encoding uncharacterized protein, whose product MEYLVWHSRRPANYWHPIVMITSTFSRENMAYTSTILRDKLPAPQIFKGHRNKHTMKGVNFLGPNCDYVTTGSDCGRVFIWRKKDGELMRVMKGDKQIVNCVEQHPYGIVIANCGIDKDIKIWAPGGSENPDEVETDSCCSDISESYDSVYFDDYIFSSDFDSSEEDDEDDDDDDDDDDDDEEDGLSVSINEDMSYEEKDAASDHDSDV is encoded by the exons ATGGAATATCTGGTTTGGCATTCTCGCAGACCAGCGAACTATTGGCATCCTATAGTTATGATAACATCTACCTTTTCTCGAGAGAACATGGCTTACACTTCAACAATATTGAG AGATAAGTTGCCTGCACCTCAAATATTCAAGGGACATCGTAACAAGCACACCATGAAGGGTGTTAATTTCCTTGGGCCCAACTGTGACTATGTTACCACTGGATCAGACTGTGGCCGTGTATTTATTTGGAGGAAGAAGGATGGGGAGCTTATGCGGGTTATGAAAGGGGATAAACAGATTGTGAACTGTGTTGAGCAGCACCCTTATGGGATTGTTATTGCAAACTGTGGCATTGATAAAGATATCAAGATTTGGGCTCCTGGTGGAAGTGAGAACCCTGACGAG GTTGAGACAGATTCTTGTTGCTCTGATATCAGTGAGTCCTATGACTCGGTTTACTTTGATGATTACATATTTTCCTCGGATTTTGATTCATCTGAAGaggacgacgaagacgacgacgacgatgatgatgatgatgacgatgacgaagaagatggccttAGTGTTAGTATCAACGAAGACATGAGCTATGAAGAGAAAGATGCAGCCAGCGACCATGACAGCGATGTTTAA
- the LOC4342102 gene encoding serine/arginine-rich splicing factor SR45a, whose translation MTELAKSLGGRQPTSRSHSPAIRVPSRGIASPSSSFFLLRREAFFLLPLLFPSSHVGQGGGGRRWHIWAVQCPNLNGPYSVWIWWAWASRVHGPTILPIAGGVYKNPKRKHQRSRLEAETEREKQHPNPSPPLSSRTRASAPPPGAPPPPPPHPPRAMAETPERRRYSGSPSPYRGNPKSRSRSRSPAARSQSRSPVPDPRSQARSRSRSREREPDAVNHGNTLYVTGLSSRVTERELKDYFSKEGRVTSCHVVLEPHTRVSRGFAFVTMDTVEDAERCIKYLNQSVMEGRNITVEKSRRGRPRTPTPGSYLGHRYDRREPRGRYRSRGGGYGRDEYYGNSYRRSPPPMYPSYRDTRDYPPYRDTRDYSPHRDARDYYDGRGGRGYSPHRSPPYGGGRARRERSRSLPYSPYRMPERGYGRQAGGGGYDR comes from the exons ATGACGGAGTTGGCGAAGAGCTTGGGCGGGAGGCAGCCGACCTCGCGCTCCCACAGCCCCGCCATCCGCGTCCCCTCCCGCGGCATCGCctcgccttcttcttccttcttcctcctccgccgcgaggccttcttcctcctccctctcctcttccctTCTTCGCATGTCGGCCAAGGGGGAGGTGGAAGGCGGTGGCACATCTGGGCCGTCCAATGTCCCAACCTCAACGGCCCATATTCCGTGTGGATCTGGTGGGCCTGGGCCTCACGCGTTCACGGCCCAACTATTCTCCCCATCGCGGGCGGCGTGTACAAAAACCCAAAGAGAAAGCATCAGCGGAGCAGGTTGGAAGCGGAGACCGAGAGAGAGAAGCagcacccaaaccctagccctcccctctcctcccgcacgcgcgcgtcggcgccaccaccgggagctccgccgccgccgccgcctcatccgccCCGTGCCATG GCGGAGACCCCCGAGCGCAGGAG GTACTCAGGGTCCCCCTCTCCTTACAGGGGAAACCCAAAATCAAGGTCAAGATCACGATCACCTGCTGCTCGATCCCAGTCTAGGTCTCCAGTCCCTGACCCTAGATCTCAGGCAAGGTCAAGATCAAGAAGCCGCGAGAG GGAGCCTGATGCTGTAAATCATGGAAATACACTGTATGTGACTGGACTCTCTTCTCGAGTGACTGAAAGAGAACTTAAAGATTACTTCTCTAAAGAAGGAAGG GTGACTAGTTGCCATGTTGTCCTTGAACCCCATACACGTGTTTCTCGTGGATTTGCTTTTGTCACCATGGACACTGTTGAAGATGCTGAACGCTGTATCAAGTATCTTAACCAGTCTGTAATGGAAGGCCGGAACATCACAGTTGAAAAG TCACGTCGAGGTCGCCCAAGGACGCCAACTCCTGGAAGCTATCTTG GTCATCGATATGACCGTAGAGAGCCACGTGGGAGATACCGCAGCAGAGGAGGTGGCTATGGCCGTGATGAGTACTACGGCAATAGCTACCGCAGGTCTCCGCCTCCAATGTACCCATCCTACAGGGACACAAGGGACTACCCTCCATACAGGGACACAAGGGACTACTCCCCCCACAGGGATGCTCGAGATTACTACGACGGAAGGGGAGGCAGGGGATACTCCCCACATAGATCTCCTCCTTATGGCGGTGGCAGGGCCCGGAGGGAGCGATCTAGATCATTGCCGTATTCTCCCTACCGGATGCCTGAGAGAGGCTATGGACGCcaagccggtggtggtggctaTGACAGGTAA
- the LOC9271931 gene encoding transcription factor BHLH3-like, with amino-acid sequence MELDEQAFLEELFSLRRDAWEYNAMGDFFSPACAAMDGFQERHQSTTTVSVLPTFTASYEQPPPAPAAGFDCLSEVYGNAAAAFGPNAGGGGGEYGGGGDMGFLDVVEPKASMVVDGGGLGVCKVEPGLQAEGGFSAAAAAPASKKKRVEGMPSKNLMAERRRRKRLNDRLSMLRSVVPKISKMDRTSILGDTIDYMKELLERIRQLQEEIEEQQQQETPGVLSVFRELNPNEMLARNTPKFDVERKEGGDTRVEIYCAAKPGLLLSTVSTLETLGLDIQQCVVSCFNDFGMHASCSEMQRERMSADMIKQELFKNAGYGGGCL; translated from the exons atggagCTGGATGAGCAGGCGTTCTTGGAGGAGCTCTTCTCGCTGAGGAGGGACGCGTGGGAGTACAATGCCATGGGGGACTTCTTCTCGCCGGCGTGCGCCGCCATGGACGGCTTCCAAGAACGGCACCAGTCCACCACCACGGTCAGCGTCCTCCCCACCTTCACGGCCTCCtacgagcagccgccgccggcgccggcggccgggttCGACTGCCTCAGCGAGGTCTacggcaacgccgccgccgcattcgGGCCcaatgccggcggcggcggcggcgagtacggcggcggcggcgacatgggGTTTCTTGATGTGGTTGAGCCCAAGGCGAGTATGGTGGTGGATGGCGGCGGGCTCGGGGTGTGCAAGGTGGAGCCCGGGCTGCAGGCGGAGGGCGGGTTcagcgcagcggcggcggcgccggcgtcgaagaagaagagggtggaAGGGATGCCGTCGAAGAACCTgatggcggagcggcggcggcgcaagcggCTGAACGACCGCCTCTCCATGCTCCGGTCCGTGGTGCCCAAGATCAGCAAG ATGGACAGGACATCGATTCTTGGGGACACGATCGACTACATGAAGGAGTTGCTGGAGAGGATCAGGCAGCTGcaggaggagatcgaggagcagcagcagcaggagacgCCCGGGGTGCTCAGCGTCTTCAGGGAGCTCAACCCCAACGAGATGCTGGCCAGGAACACACCCAAG TTCGATgtggagaggaaggaggggggCGACACGCGGGTGGAGATCTACTGCGCGGCCAAGCCAGGGCTGCTCCTGTCCACGGTGAGCACGCTGGAGACGCTGGGCCTCGACATCCAGCAGTGCGTCGTCAGCTGCTTCAACGACTTCGGCATGCACGCCTCCTGCTCCGag ATGCAGAGGGAGAGGATGAGCGCGGACATGATAAAGCAGGAGCTGTTCAAGAACGCCGGCTATGGAGGAGGATGCTTGTAG